The Flavobacteriales bacterium genome contains a region encoding:
- the nusG gene encoding transcription termination/antitermination factor NusG, with amino-acid sequence MSDHKKWYVVRTISGQEKKVKGYIESEVTRLGMEDLVTQVLVPTEKVFQIRNGKKVSKERTHYPGYIMVEAHLVGEVEHVIKGIPGVIGFLGGKEGGAVPLRENEVKRMLGRMDELADTDEQINIPFIIGETIKVIDGPFNGFNGTIEEINEEKRKLKVMVKIFGRKTPLELSYMQVEKES; translated from the coding sequence ATGAGCGATCATAAGAAGTGGTACGTTGTTCGTACCATCAGTGGACAGGAGAAAAAAGTTAAGGGATATATTGAGTCCGAGGTGACTCGATTGGGTATGGAAGACCTTGTAACACAAGTGTTGGTTCCGACCGAAAAAGTATTCCAGATCCGCAACGGAAAGAAAGTGAGCAAAGAGCGCACGCACTATCCGGGTTATATCATGGTCGAAGCTCATTTGGTAGGAGAAGTAGAGCACGTGATCAAAGGAATTCCGGGAGTCATTGGATTCTTGGGGGGGAAAGAAGGAGGAGCGGTACCGCTTCGCGAAAATGAAGTGAAGAGAATGTTGGGCCGCATGGATGAATTGGCGGATACCGATGAGCAGATCAACATTCCATTCATCATAGGAGAAACGATCAAGGTGATCGACGGACCATTTAATGGTTTCAACGGCACCATTGAAGAGATCAATGAAGAAAAGCGCAAGTTGAAGGTGATGGTGAAGATTTTTGGACGTAAGACACCTCTCGAGTTGAGCTACATGCAAGTAGAAAAGGAATCATAA
- the secE gene encoding preprotein translocase subunit SecE yields MSSNLTTRANRKEEMQKIRTYFQESYDELVHKVSWPSWSELQASSLLVAVASVIIALLVYAMDYSFSNLLSFYYRIFG; encoded by the coding sequence GTGAGTTCGAATCTTACCACCCGTGCAAATAGAAAAGAAGAGATGCAGAAGATCAGAACCTATTTCCAAGAGTCTTACGACGAATTGGTGCATAAGGTAAGTTGGCCGTCATGGTCCGAGTTGCAAGCGAGTTCTTTATTGGTAGCGGTAGCGAGTGTGATCATCGCCCTGTTGGTATATGCGATGGACTACTCGTTCAGTAATTTGTTGAGCTTTTATTACAGAATCTTCGGATAA